The proteins below are encoded in one region of Desulfobulbaceae bacterium:
- a CDS encoding cytochrome C, whose product MRIIVLFGGFLLLAGCVGGMGGRGTEAQLSEPRVLTDLEQLGKELFFDPALSRPEGQSCSTCHDPVVGWTGPRSDLNLTGSVYPGAAHERFGNRKPPSAAYATQSPVLHYDQEEEIFIGGNFWDGRATGWLLGQAAADQAQGPFLNPVEHNLPDAASVVNKVCASAYGDQLRSLFGATICDNTVNAYNAIGQAVFAYENSAEVNPFTSKYDYYLRNPQKYPLSALELKGLRLFEDKKRGKCAECHPSEPRDDGSPPLFTDFTFDNLGLPRNPVNPTYRMPPEFNPKGSSWVDPGLGGFLAVVPRFAHLAEKNQGKHKVPTLRNVDKRPGLDFVKAFGHNGVFKSLKDVTHFYNTRDVLPVCEKIADAQPGQNCWPQPEVGVNVNNEELGNLGLSEEEEWAIVAFMQTLNDGWVPEVSGQ is encoded by the coding sequence ATGCGGATAATCGTTTTGTTTGGAGGGTTTCTGCTTCTTGCCGGATGCGTCGGCGGCATGGGAGGGAGGGGGACGGAGGCACAGCTGAGCGAACCCCGTGTGCTTACCGATCTTGAACAACTCGGGAAAGAATTGTTTTTCGATCCAGCTCTTTCCCGTCCGGAAGGGCAGTCCTGTTCTACTTGCCATGACCCGGTTGTCGGCTGGACAGGCCCCAGGTCTGATCTCAATCTGACCGGTTCCGTCTATCCTGGGGCGGCCCACGAACGTTTCGGCAACCGTAAACCTCCGAGTGCGGCCTATGCCACCCAGAGCCCGGTGTTGCATTATGATCAGGAAGAAGAGATCTTCATCGGCGGTAATTTCTGGGATGGCCGGGCGACCGGATGGCTGCTGGGTCAAGCGGCTGCCGACCAGGCGCAGGGTCCCTTCCTTAATCCGGTGGAGCATAACCTTCCCGATGCGGCATCGGTCGTTAACAAGGTCTGCGCCTCGGCCTACGGTGATCAGTTGCGAAGCCTATTCGGCGCTACCATCTGCGACAACACTGTCAACGCCTATAATGCCATCGGGCAGGCAGTTTTTGCTTACGAAAACTCTGCCGAGGTCAACCCGTTCACCTCCAAGTACGATTATTATCTGCGTAATCCTCAGAAATACCCGCTCAGTGCACTGGAACTTAAGGGGCTGCGACTCTTCGAAGACAAAAAACGGGGGAAATGCGCCGAATGCCATCCCAGTGAGCCGAGGGACGATGGTTCTCCACCTCTCTTTACCGATTTCACTTTTGACAACCTCGGCCTGCCGAGAAATCCCGTTAACCCCACCTACCGGATGCCGCCGGAGTTCAATCCGAAAGGCTCTTCCTGGGTAGACCCCGGGTTGGGCGGTTTTTTGGCCGTGGTGCCGCGTTTTGCTCATTTGGCGGAAAAGAACCAGGGCAAACATAAGGTGCCAACCCTGCGCAATGTCGATAAGCGGCCCGGCCTCGATTTTGTTAAGGCCTTTGGTCATAACGGCGTGTTTAAAAGCCTGAAGGATGTCACTCATTTCTACAACACCCGTGATGTGCTGCCGGTTTGTGAAAAGATTGCAGACGCACAACCGGGCCAAAACTGCTGGCCGCAACCGGAAGTGGGAGTCAATGTTAATAATGAGGAGTTGGGCAACCTCGGCCTGAGTGAAGAGGAAGAATGGGCAATTGTGGCATTTATGCAGACCTTGAATGACGGCTGGGTGCCTGAGGTCAGTGGCCAATAA